tccaataaatgtgaaaagagattaatgtcataaaagaaaaaataatattaaatggagatcaaataattaataagctaaattagtgaaattataattctaattgacgtttccttaaaaaaccatgtataaaataacatgacaagtaaaatgagttaaacaaaaaatatttactaaaaattaaaaaatagaagttcttcatggccccatattaaacaccaaccagtattaaaaaaaaaaaaaaaagtggaacccaccacatccaaactcaaggaaaaaaaagtggaccccatattaacaaaatcaagtaatattaataaaaaaaatgaatccatattaaaaaaataaacaatgttaaaaaaaaaagtgcttagaaaatcaaacaattaaatcaataatgatggattcattgctacatgcgtatcaacccattagtgggagcaaatgaaattattgtacaacatacttaaaatacttatatatattaaaataagatataatttaattactttttcatttttccttactctaataaatgtgaaaagagattaatatcaaatggagatcaaataatgaataaggtacgacaacaacaacccagtgaaatcccacatcgtggggtctggggagggtagagtgtacgcaaaccttactcctaccaaagtagaacggctgtttccgaaagaccctcagctcaagaaaagcataaaagcataaaaaaggtcagataaggctaagaaacTCAAAGCGACATGGAAAaacaataatataaaataaaataatgcaatcgacacagataccacaggataatcaaagcacaggaaatagcagataatagcataaattcgAGCACacgaaattatattgcgatactgcgactactaataagaacggataacgagactatctactaactttctaccctaatttgggtcctccaaaccctcctatctaaggtcatgtcctcggtaagttgtaattgcgccatgtcgtgtctaattacctctccccattacttcttcggcctatccctacctcgtctgaaaccatccatggccaacctctcacgcctccgcactggggcatctgtgtctctcctcttcacgtgcccaaaccatctcaatctcgcttctcgcatcttgttttccaccgaggccacccccaccttatcccgaatatcctcattcctaatcctgtcactcctggtgtggccacacatccatctcaacattctcatctcggaaataatgaataaggtaaattagtcaaattacaaTTCTagttcacgtttccttaaaaaatcatgcaaaagacaacatgacaagtaaaatgagttaaatcgagaatatttaccaaaaattaaaaaatagtatttcttcgtttaaatagaaagttaatttctactttgtttcttttcaaacatgtaaaattaatttaataatttgaattagaattatccaaatcaaaatttgataaaaaataataagtattttacacttttaaattaatcgaattaaaattgaaagtatcaactgatgcttaaatattgctattattttatctcaaacagaggaaaatagttttcttttaaacaagtcttctgttttaaaaagtattaataaattttcgtagcaaacacgaataaaataaagttttagatacggagtacaaattaTAATGCtatattaatcatattttgaatatagaatatatatatatattatcactatttaaacacaactacatatatatagatacactataatacgAATCTTAGGATCGTCGTCGACATGGCTGTTATAGTAAACTTAGTTTTTAGGACATATTGTCCTTTCACTCATATTGCTGAATGACAACTTGCACTGTAGGCTCAACTTATGTCATTTCACGGACACCACTTTCCCCAAACCCCCAAATACACGTAATCATAATTCAAACATGGATTGTTActttaattaaagaaaaaatcAGGTCTGCCATTTTTATTTGTCTGCTTTATTTCTAATTTTACAGTGAACAGGTAATTGTTctatttttaaataattatttatcAATTGAATTTAAAATCTTTACTACTATTACAGAAGggttacattatttttttttaactttaattataaatttggatatgaaatctttaagttttttgaattaagtttacatatttaaaaactaaataaaaagtactataaattatAATAATGCACAATTTAAAGTATTTAAAAGTGATATGAGAAACATTGCAACTTATAATACATTTCTTATAGTTTTCAAATATCTAaactttaattttaaaatatttaattaattaatctaatttaaTTCCAATCTCTTGAGAACTGAAACATGACGAGAGAGAGAGTAGTAAATCACCACCATATTTAAATTATGTGACTATTTTTTGAAAATTGTGCAAATTAATTAAAAGAAGTTCTGCTGGACTTAACCATAATAATCCATAATAATTTATCGTTACAAATAGTTTCGAACATTAATTTATGATAGTAAGTTCATAATTTTTTTCATTTCAACTATATATGAAAGATAGGGCTGTACTTGGAATTTAGGACTATAAGAATGCTATttgaattaattgaattataattgtTTTCATTACTcactccatttcaatttatatgacatcatttgactGGACACAATTTAAGAAAGAACCAAAGACTTTTGAAATATAAAGTCCAAAAAAAGTCTTAAATATTTATGTGGACTGTAAATTATCTAATAAAATTAAATTGCTTCTGCAAATAGAATTAAAAATGACATTCTTTTATTGCGATAGACTAAAAAAATAAAGTGTGCCGCGTAAATTATGACACAGGAAGTACTAAACTGTCTTATTTTCCATGTCGCCGTCATCTAGTATTTTGAGACGAGTTCCTTTTGCTACAGTGACACGGCCTTACTTCTTGACGAAGGGAGTGGAAAACAAAAGGACAGAATGGTCATTGCGCAAACGCCTCATATGAATCTTCCGCCCCAGTCCCCACTCACCCCTTTATTTTCCAACACTTTCCTCTTCCTATATCATCATCATCTACTCCTCTCTAATCCTACGCACTCCTCAACTAAACCTTAACACAccatccacacacacacacacaatttcacacaTCGGTATTCGCTATCGTGCGCATATGGGGGGTGCCGGTGGAAACGGTAACGGCGTCGGAGTGGGCGGTCCGCCGGCGGAGTCACTGTACTCAGGGGCTAGGGTTTCGGTATGGTGGGATATAGAAAACTGTCAAGTACAAAGAGGATCTGATCCTCATGCGATTGCACAGAATATAAGTTCTGCTCTTGTTAATATGAATTACTGTGGACCTGTTTCCATTTCTGCTTATGGTGATACTACTAAGATCTCTTCTTCTGTTCAACAAGCGTTAAATAGTACTGGAATTGGCCTTAATCATGTTCCTGCAGGTATATAATTGTTGACTTATGTGTtaagttacttttttttttatgtgtgttGATGGTTTTTAGTTTGTGTAATTCAGATTAAATAACTTGTTTTTAGttgatctatgtttagaagtggTGAATTTTGTGGACTGATGTGTGAAGTTACGTTTTTCTGATGTGTGGATGGTTGTTAGTTTGTGTAATTCAGATTAAATGACTTGTTTTTTGGTTGATTTGAGGTTTGATTGAGTTGATCTATGTTTAAAAGTTGATGAATTTCTGTGACTGGACAGGATCGGTTAGATCTTGTTGGATTTTGGGTTTGTGATGATATATAGAAGTCAACGAAGTGTCTTTCTGAATTCACACTGTCAGATGCAAAATTGCATCTTTTCCCAGTGAAATTCACCATGTTCtcccattctttttttttttttaaaaaaagaaaagtggAAAAAAGAAAGGATTTTTACTTGGAAAAAAGTAATGATGGTGTTTATTTGTGTAATTTTTCTTGTCGAACCCCCTATAAGTTATAGAGATGGGGTGTTCAGAATCTGTTTAGCACAGATTGAAAAATGTTATGAGTTGCTGGTCTTTTTATTTTCCGGAATCATATACAAAATAGTGGTCTGAGGTAGATCGAGGATTTTAAGTTATTGGGTGCGAGTACTACTGCACATTCCGTACTTTTTTATGGCAATGGGAGTGGACTACGTGTTTTTTTAAGCACGTTTTCATGTATAAATGGTTTGATCTGGGATTAGATTCTGGATAGGTGGATCCACCTGTGAGATTGATTGCGCTGATTTAGCCTTCCACGTGTACGTGTAAATAAGATATTCATATTCGGTATGCTCTCGTAGGACGAAAACTAAATTTAGCATTTAATGTATCCGATTGTTAGGGTAATTTTTGAAGGTGGTGTATAAAATAAGTGAAAACCACTGTATTCAAGATTCCTATTTTTAACATTTATTGTAGCGTGATTAAATCTGCTTTAGGACTGTTTGGACTCCTTCACGACTAATTTTTGACCAAACGTGTACAGGTGTCAAAGATGCAAGTGATAAGAAGATTCTCGTGGACATGTTATTCTGGGCGGTAGACAATCCGGCACCTGCTAATTATTTGTTGATTTCGGGAGATCGTGATTTTTCAAATGCGCTTCATCAATTACGCATGCGCCGATATAATATTCTTCTAGCACAACCTCAAAAAGCATCTGTTCCACTCATCGCTGCTGCGAAGACTGTTTGGCTCTGGACAAGCCTTTCTGCTGGAGGACCGCCTCTCACAAATAGTGAATCAAGTCAACTTGTAAATAACAGCTACGGTTCTTTACCCTTTTCGGACGCATTATCTACGTCATCGAGTGACTCCAGTATGATAAAACAACTTGACACTTCCCATGAAAGCCCACAGAAGTTTAACAATATGGGAAGGGGTACAGATAGTAAACAGAAGGGCAAGCCAGTTCGTAGAAGTGTGAATCAACCCAATATATCACGAAATTCATCTGCAATGTCCGGCACACAAGAAAATCATAGTGCTGGAAACTTTCATCAACCAGGATATGGATATCCTAAGCAGTTCAATGATTCAGTGGAGCTGCCTGGAGCTCATAACTCAAGAACTCCTTTCAGTGGGCCTTTACCTGCCTCAAGCTGTGTTCCTGGTAATCCCGAGGCTTCCTGGACAAATGGAAACAACTCACAGAACAATTATCAAAATAATTATACTCCTGTAAGGCCAAACCACTTCCCTGTATCACCTGTAATTCCACCTGGTAATTTCCTACCACCAAATTCGCATGTGCATCGTTCGCAATCAATGCCTCCTAGGTCTGATGCACAAGGCTTCACCTCAGGCCCTCAAATACCTATGCCTGATATGGGTAAGCTAAAAATCAGTGAAACCTCCAATAATGGTCATAATCGTCCTTTTTCTCAACCTCGGAATGGAGAATCGAGACAACCTCCTAAGATTGAGAATTCTCATACAAATATAAATGGGCCTCATAAAGGACACAATTTGCAGAAGAAAACACCACCTTACGTCGAAAAAGAGGCGAACAGGTATCCACATCCCAGCCCTGAGATTCCACCACCACTGCCACAGTCATCTACAACAAATAACAATAATGGACCTACCAATGGCGTGTGGGGAGCTCCAGGATGCCCAAAGCCTTCTGATTATATTCAAGGCCTTATTGGAGTCATTTTACTTGCATTGAACACCCTAAAATATGAGAAGATTATGCCTACTGAAGCAAACATCGCCGATTGCGTCAAATATGGAGATCCAAAACACCGCAATACTGATGTTAAGAAGGCTCTCGCGAGTGCAGTTGAACAACAGCTGGTAGTAACACGGAATTTAGGTGCTTTGCAATTGTATGTTGGTAAAAATGAGAACCTATGGAGGTGTGTGAATCCCATTGGTGGTAATATGAAACACTATCCCAAAGAAGCATGGGATAACCTCCAGAAATTTCTATCATCTCCCGCTGGACGAGCCGCCATAAGTGCTACTCAGTGCAGGTAATGGGTTCTCATCAGTCTGAACCTATTGGATTTTGGTGGATGTTTGGCGAAGTATCTAAAGTTAATGTTTAGGTGAAGGACTTCCAATTAAATTTTTTATCTAACGTTGTATTGAGTAAAAAGCATTTAGGTTAAGGATAATGTCTAGCAGATTTTTATCTTGTTAGGTCCTATAAAGATGGTTCCTCATGTGGTGTTACCTCACCTTTTCTAAAAAATAAAGAGATGCTTCTTTGTGTGTGTCTGGCTGATATAATCTAATTTGAACTTTTTTATTTACTTGATCCTTCACTAGGTTTGAAGCAGCTACAGTTATTAAGAAAATGTGCTTAAAGGAGCTTGCTTTAGGCGAAATACTTCAGATCTTGCATATGGTTATCAATATGAAGAAGTGGCTTGTACAACCTCAATCCGGGTGGCAACCAATTAAGATTACTCTCGCAGAGATCGTCCCCGACTCAGGGGTGGTAGCTGCGACCTAAGATCTGGTTATGGATGGGGAGAGACGGCTTATAGGTACTTCTTATCAGTTCCTTCACGCGCCTATCGACTGAACTGGTAACAGGTCAATCTAGCCCATTTCTCCTCTTAAAGTGTTGCAGTAGGTTAAGTAGCTGTATTTATGGTTAATTAGATTGTTCTGGAGTAGATACATTTATAGTTTGGCTGTTTTATCTTTTCCTGGGAAATCAGAAAGCACTGTGATGAGAACTTATGTTGGATGCTTTAAGAAAGCCTTCTGGGACGTTGGGGTTTGGCTGGAATTCTAAAATACCTTAAGTGAGAGATTGCTATCACATCGGTGGTTGGTGCTTCGTATTTTGGGCTATTGCTTCATTGCCCGGTTATTGATTATTGATTAAGGGGATCAATATTTGTGGAAAGTCGCGAACTGTGATTCTGGAGCTCTTCGACTAACATATGTGAGAATATCCTAGTTGCTTTTGTATCAAATGTACATTTTGAATATAAGACATCTCAGAGCAGTTTTCGGTATAAACCTTGTTGAGAAAGGACATGCTTGTCTGGTTTATATTAATGGCAAAATTACTGGGGTTAAAGACTCTGAAGCTGTTGGAGGCTTGGAGCTGAGTTATTGTAAAAGTAGTGTTTAGAGGTGTATCATGAAGTATGAAGATTTTCAGATCTTGCTTGCTGGGCAGAGAATTGAATGCCCCAGACCCTTGAGTTTCAACAAAACAGGACTAGCCGAACAAAATTACGTGGCAGATTATGGTACTATATATAAATCAGAGGTTTTGAAGACTGATAAATCCTTCAACCGTATCACATTTCACTTGGAATTATGCAAGAAGTTAAGAGATAAATGACTACATCCTCGGTAACTTCGACAAGAGTTGTAATTGAAGGTATGGTAATCTAATGAtggattattctacttataatccAGGCTGACTGCATACAAAGAAAATTGTATGCTATCATCTCAATGCAGGCTTTAGGTTCATTCCCCTGCTGTTTTAAATTATTGTAGATATATGTTGTAATGGCTGGAACTTGGAAGGAGTTCATTTTCAGCAGTAACTTTTAAATAAAACTTTCcttgttttttctttatttattgcAGTGACTTTTTCTTCTCTCTAATTACTTTTAATACCAAAAATCATTGTGTGTATAATTTTGCACCTTAATTTTTCAATATTCTAGTGGTTGATTCACTTGTAGGAACAGTTGTGCTTCGGAAGAAAGTAATTTTGCACATTCATTTTTCAATATGCTGTGGTTAATTCACTTGTAGGAGAACAATTGTGTTTCGGAAAGAagttgatttcctttgatgtttATTTAGAGTGCAAGCTCCTTTAGAAATCCCGAGTTTTCGATACAAATGATCCCTCAAATTTGAGAGTTTTCTCTCTCCAATTTCACCCTTTAAATACAGTAAGCATAAATATCCTCTGATTTTGTTTCTGGGATTGCTCCAGGACCTAAAACAGAAACAACTTAAAACTCTTGATCGGGTTCTCTCCCATATCATAAGCAAAAATAAGGTCTTTTTGGCGATATGGGTTTTCATCTTTTGTGCAGTTTTCTTGTTTATCATTTTTCTAAAGGGATGAGGCACTGTTACCTCCTGAACTTTGACCAACACGACACTCTTTATCTTTTCAAGGATTCTATTACTCCCCTGAATTTTTTAAAAACGAAATAATTATCACCCTAAGCGCTAACGTGACAAGGAGAGTATATTATACAATCTCTTTGGGAGGGTGAGAAATATAAAATCTGACATGTGTCATTTTTTAATTGAGCACTTCAcatttaattacacctaattacttatcattttttttttctaaactgttttttaaaaagaaaatgtggaaaacttatttttttaattaaaaatgtgtattttcttaaaatatgaaaaactgattttttttttaaaaaaagatgaaaaaatttgctttttagaaaataaatatgaaaaacttatttttaaagaaaaatgtggaaaactgaatttttttctatatatgaaaaaaaatTTAGTTTTCCAGATTTAGTTTTAAAAAGCGGGCTTTCCACATTTTAAAAGAAACGttagtttttccaaatttttataaaattcagttttttcacattttgacaagaaaaaacacctttttcagattttttaaaaaataatcaagattttatttgaaaaataaaagtgtcctaaaaaATGAAATTATGAAAATTTAGATTTTTAAAGAATTTGAAACAAAATccatttttcatattttaaaaaCATCCgtgttttcagattttttttttttaaaaacgggTTTCAAAAAATCAAATTctcatatttttttaaatatccattttttattattttcttaaaaaaatcagtttttcattttttttttaaattgctaCGTTAGCAAaaagaatttttaaaaatataaaacaaaGTAAATATACATGTGGCTAGGAGAGTGTATGTCACAAGAGAGTAGATATTAGTGCTTAGGGTGGTAATTATTCTATTTTAAAAAAGTTTGGGGGTAATAAGACTCTTGAAAAGATAAGATGTGTCGTAGCAACTTCAGCCAAAGTTCAGACactattcctttttttttctttttctaaacgTGTTAAACAGGGTGGGGTTGGGGGTTGTGCATTGAGAAGATTATCCATCAGTGTATAAGAATGCTAAAACTATGGACCACTAAGAAGCTAGTGCAAGTTCACTTGGCCAGGGCAATAGAACGTGGTAGAATTGCGGCAATAGTTATAGTTTCCGATCAATGACAGTACTTAAAACTGCTCAATCAAATAGAAGTAGAGATTGATCCATGTGGCCCAACCAAAAGCTCTAATTGGGTGCCTAGATGAACACAATCACAGACGAGTTACAGGGTCGTTTGGACGAACCAAGGTAGTTATGCCAAAGGCGAAACCTCATTTTGGTGTTTGacgcaaaagaaagaaaagaacttTAAGCTCATATACACAAAAGATATTCATTCCATGTAGGAGAAATAGAGCCATACTCCTTGGAATGAGATGCATTCCTTTGGTGCAATTCTATAAAAAATacaatttacaactagtttttactcacgtaaataaaaaataaagacaTGAGCGTAGgtagaaaactagttgtaaattgttgaaactataaatggtcataactttgcgctcagatgttcgatttacgcgatttttttttacccagggtattttttcgagatctatccGGGCAAACGGTCGCAGGCAGTTTGGCTAGGCCGATTTTCCAAAAAGCGCcattatcccattcaatttgaatttgTCCCCCAAAATTGGCGCACAATTTTCATTCTTGCTTGGTGAAAATCTGATGATAAAAAGTAGATTTCAAGATGGAAATCTCATGGTAATaatgttttgaatgtcaattttgAGGTTCGAAATTCAATCTATGAAAACggagttagatagcattagtgaacattataaaaaataaaaagtgtcttCTTTATTGCATTCACCAATTTGGCTTGGTGGTTTAGCCTTTCTTTTTACGTACTTCTTTTTTATGCCAATAACATGGGATCAAACCTTGGTGGgagcattgaatgagatatattatacctTGATTGAACCTCTTATattgaatgaattattttttaatataatatttttatttcaaaacacttaaattaaaaccctataaaatatgacagttagatctaaagatgacaagtttccaagcaaacaaaatTTACTTCGAAGCATTTTACAactcctaaaacgacgatccaaacgtttaggtatacttgatgtaatgagccgacgttattgtacgcaaaaaaatatattaagttctatataaaatattgatatttcggggttttgaaacatgactaatttttgcccaaatatgaaaaaaacgtgattttgatagcttaaaaaaaaaaaaagtactctttttcacgcacagaatctgtgcgtgaagcctagtttggttccaaaagttattttttaGATTAAAAAAGTTTGGGGCTCCATTTACACGCATTTGGTTACTGTCCAAGTCATTTGTCACGTATATAAGTTGAACCTGAACATTTTTAAAGAAGTGTTGAGAGGGATGAGCAAACAAGAGATGGACTACGAGAGGGGTCACCTTTATATAAACTTGACAAAT
The sequence above is a segment of the Lycium barbarum isolate Lr01 chromosome 6, ASM1917538v2, whole genome shotgun sequence genome. Coding sequences within it:
- the LOC132598507 gene encoding uncharacterized protein LOC132598507; protein product: MGGAGGNGNGVGVGGPPAESLYSGARVSVWWDIENCQVQRGSDPHAIAQNISSALVNMNYCGPVSISAYGDTTKISSSVQQALNSTGIGLNHVPAGVKDASDKKILVDMLFWAVDNPAPANYLLISGDRDFSNALHQLRMRRYNILLAQPQKASVPLIAAAKTVWLWTSLSAGGPPLTNSESSQLVNNSYGSLPFSDALSTSSSDSSMIKQLDTSHESPQKFNNMGRGTDSKQKGKPVRRSVNQPNISRNSSAMSGTQENHSAGNFHQPGYGYPKQFNDSVELPGAHNSRTPFSGPLPASSCVPGNPEASWTNGNNSQNNYQNNYTPVRPNHFPVSPVIPPGNFLPPNSHVHRSQSMPPRSDAQGFTSGPQIPMPDMGKLKISETSNNGHNRPFSQPRNGESRQPPKIENSHTNINGPHKGHNLQKKTPPYVEKEANRYPHPSPEIPPPLPQSSTTNNNNGPTNGVWGAPGCPKPSDYIQGLIGVILLALNTLKYEKIMPTEANIADCVKYGDPKHRNTDVKKALASAVEQQLVVTRNLGALQLYVGKNENLWRCVNPIGGNMKHYPKEAWDNLQKFLSSPAGRAAISATQCRFEAATVIKKMCLKELALGEILQILHMVINMKKWLVQPQSGWQPIKITLAEIVPDSGVVAAT